AGCTGGAAGCCTGGGCAAGCCCGGCACACATTCACTTTCAGGTTGTAGCCTTTTAAATACCGAAGCACGCGGGCGAGCTACGGttgctcggtggcagaattctcgcctgccatgtcagagatccAGGTTTCATCCTCGGTGTtgcccatacaaaaataaaacaaacaaaaaaaaccgaGGCACGTAGGCAATGCCTTTGTAAGCGACTTAAGAGCACACGAAGCCGTCCCATCGCCCCAGTCCCCTCCAGTACTAGGGTCGCGTAACCAGGCAACTTGCCAGAACCAGCGCTCAGTTATGAAAACGTGAGACCTGGGCTTTTAAAGCTGATGTTGTCTCTTACAGGGCGCTTTCTAGGAATAGTTTTGTCCTCCCCGCAGATGCAGGTGCCCAAGCCGCGATTCCCACCGGCATAGAAGAAACCTTACCGGTTCCTGCAGCTCTAAGAGTCGGTCCATCCCTGCCCAGAAGcccccccccatcccccatcccaacACAGGCTAAGCACCCAGCTCTTAGCCTGACTGGGGGTCTTGAGAGCGACACCACGGCCGTAGGTAAGACCACCTTGCGCTCACCTGGCTCAGGTGATGCTCCCTAAGGACACCTACAGCCCAGGATTTTCATTCCAAGCGACCCGCAAATAGCACTTAGCCCTCCCCCACAACAATAGGTCCCAGACCGCCAGTTTGACAGTAGTCCGTGTACTTCCCCTCAGCAGCTCCAGATGGCGCTGTGCCCTCAAGGCTAGCCCCTTCCTTCTCCGACACAACAGCACAACAACTATACCGAGCTAGGCTAGTCAAAGCTGGTGGGGTGCAAACAGTCCCTTATATACAAGAGGTTCGGACCAGACTGAGAACAGGCGCGCGACCGGAAGTCTGCCTTGTCCCCGCCCCTCGCCGCGGCCTCAGTTCCGCCTCCGCCGCCTCTTCCCGGCTCTGCGTCCTCTTCCTGCCTCTGACAGTTTTCTACGTTATAGGTAGTTTCCGGGAGGATTCAGTCTCGCGCTCACGTTTCCGGACTCTGCAGCTCTCATTGCCTGTCTCTTCCCCACCTGTGAGCTCCCCGAAAGCGTTCGAGTCAGGTTGAGAGGCGAGGCCCCCGGCTGGGAGAAGAGCAGGGAAGAGCGAAGGCAGTTCTAGAGACGCGGGGCGGCGTCGCCCGAGTTAGCCTCGGAGGGGAAGAGCGCTCCAGCGTCCGCTCTGGTCCCGACAGAAGCTCACTCGGGAGAAGCCAGATTCTAGGAAAATTGTTCGCATCGTACTGTCAAGCCTGCCTTCTCACGGAGGGCAGTAAATCCCAACGCAGTGTCACCTCAAGCTCTGCTGAAAGTAGCACTATTTATTCTCTAAAGTGCACCCTTGTTTCCAGCCAGGATTCAGTGCCCGAATTGTGTTACATCAGGCCCTCCATGGGACGAGCAAtgtgtactatttttaaaaacgtCTTATGTTCCCCGTTTCATCTCGCTTTTTGCTTTAACTACCTTCTCTCTGCTGATGAATCCCAAATATATACCTTTATTCAGATTTTTAGCCTCCAGGTATGTGTTCTTCAGTCATCTTAACCTAGGACTCTTCAAAAACAACATTTGAATACAAATCTCCAGGCGTAACTCTCATGAGGGCTGAGGGGGCTTATTCTCTCCCCCCTTCCCCAAATCTGGTCCTCTTCATGGGTGCTCATTAGATGGTGCCACTGTGCATCCTTGATTCTACGTGCTTAAACCAAAACCCTGGAATTCACACTAGATGTCTTCTCCCTTGGCTGCTTCAGAGCAGAAATACACACTTGCTCTTTTCTGACACTTTAGCAACTCTTACAGAATCGATCACTTCTTACACCTCAGCATTGCTCCCCTCTTGACTGTGTGCTCCTTTctggcagtgattttttttgcctgggcagccccgggtaatcgaacccgggtctccgacatggcaggagagaactctctGGCAgtgattttttataaaaattcttctctgtaaACTGATATGTATTTCAACGTCTAGCATAAACTCAGCAATTGTTTACTGAACAATCCCTGCATTTGACTATTTTTGAATACTAATAGGAAAAGCCGATTCAACTGAGTTGCAACATGACAAAACAACCACTAGCCAAGGCTAACAGaagtgattttttgtgtgtgccagAGGGGACGAAACCCTAGATAGAATTAGAGACAGTAGGTCTTAACACTTTTTCAATACTCTTCATCCCAACTCCATCTCCTAGGGGCCTAGTCACCCATTACCTAAACAAAATTGTCTCCAAAATAGACTCCCTTTTATTATTGTAAGTGAAATTCAATCTGAGGAACGCAATTCACAATCAGGTGTGAATTACTATATGCATTATTGACAGCAAAGTGTGACTCATGTATTCAAGTCGTTTGAACTTAATTGGTAGAATTAATAGGGTGGTTATTTTTGAGTGAGAGTGATCTTTCTTACAGGCTGTAAGTAAATGTACCTCCTAAAAGCACAAGGTTTGGCAATTCTCTCCAAGAGAAGTTTGTGCAGAGTGTTACACAAGAATGTGAGAAGCTTCTAACTAGTGCAGCATGTAACACAGGTGCTAGCTCAGCACAGCTTTTGGCTTTCTTTTCACAGTCCCACAACTGCATTGTTGCACTTAATTTATGCTAGGGAAGGACAGGTCTTTTTAGCTATTGGCAGGAGTCAGCTGATTTCCATGGTTTTATGGAAAATTGCCATCTGTTTTTGTGCTTCCTCTTCAATCTTATCTTTCATCTGAACTACTTGAAGAAACTACTATCTTTTCTCTGATCTCCGTAAATTCACAGTTATTCTGCTTTAAAACTGTTGCTTTTCAACCTAATAAAGCTTTTAAACAGAGCACTTAGACTCCTTCAACCTGGTCCCAGCCTGCCTTTCCAGCCCTGTCTTCTCATGACATCCATTACCCCTGGCCTAGCCACTACAAACTACTCTAGACCCCAAACATATATTGCAGTTTAAACGGTCTTTCAGATGTCAAGTTTTTCAGAGGTCCATTTTTTTGAAGTTGTTGAGGTTTCTGGGATatgagggggaggaggggggaaagCCCAAACATGGTTAGTAAAATGTTGGtatgttttcagtgtttacatTTAATAAGTCAGTGTTTTAACTAGACACACAATTACATGACAGTATATAACTTCATTTGTAGATTATATCAAGGGTCTAAACTTAAGTTATCTGTAAGTTTGAGGCCTATGTTATGGTCCTTTTAAGTCCCCTACGATAGACCCTGCTGGTTCATGCCTTAATTTCTCGCCTTTGGCTTTTGCTGTTTCCTTAGtctcatttgtccttttattctgTTTGACAAAATTTCCTTTTAAGGCATGGCTTAAATGTCAGTTCCCCAGATTGTTGTTTCCTCCTTCCAGTTCTCATACTACTTTGGATGGactttatgaaaaatattaatagctGCCTTTTAATTAATGCTCTATGAAACATATCACATAGTTTATCTTATTTCATTCTCATGGGAAACCTATGGGATAGCTAATTTTGTGATACTCATTTTGTCAATGGGAAAACCATTGAATTCTGCAATTTTCAAGGGAAAGAGTCAGGGATGTGAACTTGAATTTTTCTCATCACTccccccatctgtaaaatggggtttaTAGTACTCTCTCTAAAGACTGTGagtgttaaatgaaataatataggtACACTGTTGATTacaaaaaaacttaaaaggaatGCTGAGGAAGAAGATACATATAAAAACCTTAgcccttaaaaatatataaccctCAAAACTCCTAGCTTAAATCTTATGAGGATGATTAGTGGAATAAAGATACTTTACATTCGTACAGCTTTAAAATACTGCAAATAACACATTACATGATCCTGATACATTCCAGGGtaatatgttatataataaaacCAAATATTGCATAGACTCTGAATTCATGTTGTATAGTACAGGCAGTAAGTGTTAATGATTGGTACAAAGGGAAAAGGTCCTAAGTTTTTACTTCGTGAGCAGGATGTTGACTGAATTTAGCTCGGAATGAAGAAGCTCAAATTCTTGTTGTTTCTCAATACAGTTCAGGGCTGCAGCCACTTAAGATGAAGTGGGATCAGCATATGGGCCTGAACAAcctacaaaataaatattcaacttGTCTCAGGTTGGGATACATGTAAGCCTGGGGGTACTTGAAGCTAAAGACTAAACACAATCTTCTTACGGTATTTTAACTTAGtccctttcttttataataaaaacaaacgcatgtatataaaaaatatgCCATGCCTAGTAGttcattaaaatgttcttttgtttgcttttttcctgcATGGTAAATTTTAATGCTCTTTGACttttctccacccccaccccctttctggGCTAATGAAATCCCAATAGACCCTTGCAATTTCtggtgaaagaaaccagaagcttTAGgagcaaacattttccttttcccaTAGCTGCAGAACAACAGAGGTTTTTCTGTGTAATAAACCTGCTTCTGATGTAAAAACTTTCATTGGATTATCACCCTATGTCCAACGTGGTGACTGGGTGAAATTGAACTGATATGGTTCTATATTCTGTTATCAAAGGTGACTTCTAAGGCAGCTGTCTCTCAGAGATTTCTATATTCTGTGAAATGTCACTAATAGCCCTTTAAAGCTTACTATTCTGATTGAGagtcttatttaatttattgtcctgtaattaatatttaaattggcATCTTAGTTTTCTGAGAAGTAGAAATTATTATAAGATTTCTTTATTAAGCCAGAGGAAGCCTtgggattttcttcttctctatGTTATAAAGGTCAAATAAATTCCATGACTGTTGGATTCTGTATTTGAATATAGcttgataatcttttttttttttaatttaaatgaatacATCCATAACATTGTGGTCAAGAGTGCACACACTTCGAAGAAAGAACATTGCAAAGAAACAGGACACTTGGGTAGGGAGCCTTGGGCTCTCATCCAGGCCTCTTGGAGCAATCTCCTCTTATGTTGGGAGTAGTTTGGTGGAGAAGTTTGAGAAATACTGGGTGGTTTGACTGCATGATGGGAAAATAATTTTGTGCCTTAAAATGCGATGAAATTGGAAATTCAGTCATTTTGCTTTAGAAACTTACGCAGGCTTTGTTACTTCCCCAAGATGAGCCATAATTTCTCTGAGACTCTGTATCTTTATctagaaaatgaggaaaattaaCATCTGTCTCTTAGAGTTATGGGGAGGGagcaaatgaaataatacatgttaaaaaaaactccTAAATTCTGGATAGGGTTATATATATGTAAGGCATTGTTGCAAATCTACCACAGGAAGGAGTAAGCATTTGCTCACATCCTTGTACTTTTGCATGATATTTTAGCAGGAGGTTGCTGCTGCCTGTGGGGACTCAACGATATTAAGCTGCCAAGTTTCTACATTGGGTTCAGTGTTCAGAAACCTCCTTAAAATCACTTGTTTCGACTTCAGTAGGAAGGAGATAATTCATATTGCCATCATCAAGGTAAATTATGAGCTTCTTGGGCCTATTTGTTCTCTCAGATTTGAGAGTTTCTGAGGTTTGGATGCAATGCTTTTTCAATATAATGAGCATATGATTAAGTTTCTTGCTTTTTTgcggggtgcatggtctgggaatccaacccgggtctcccgcatggaaggtgagcattctaccactgaactgattaagttttatattaaaatttttaaaaagtataattttaaagcaTCAGAAACCTTTACATAACCATTGTTTTATGACATGCAATTTTCTCAATACCTCAAAGCGTATGAGAGTAAAAGGCAAAGGATTTCAATGCTCAGTTTTGAAATTAGAGGCTCTTACAATTTCTAGTGAAAGGAActgcaaaataggaaaaaagttaAACTTTTGAGCATTAGAAAAGTAtctttattgaagagaatgttaGCAACTCAGTAATCAATGAATACTTTGCCTTAAAATTGCAATAAACCAGAATAAGCGCTCGAATATTGAGAAACTGCTAGTCACGTTGTAAAGAAGACGTGAATATTTCTGCTCTTATTCTTCTTTGACTTAGAAGCATTTATAAGCTCTAACAGACCACTGGCGCAGGTAGAGAAAGAGGTGCCTCGGCGGGCTGGTGGGGGGAGTGGGCGGAGGCCAAACCCAGGCCAAAGGCTCTAATGTGCAGCTGAAACCGTcagcacaattaaaataaaaccgCTTTGGCAGAGTTCCTAAATCCGGTAAAATTACCTTCAAATTTTGGTTCCTTGAACTACGTGTAGTTCTGTTAATCCTCGATCATAATATAATGCACCTACCACGCTCAGTAAGGGCCCGGCGCTAGAAAAATATCCATGGAAGAGGAGAGATACAGTAACCCGTAACTTGAAACATTAGCTAAATAGAGGGGCATGTTTGCATTTGGAAGGGGCCTCTTAAAATGCAAACATCAAGTGTGCAAAAACATTCTATAAATTGCTTTTACGAAAGATATCTATTTAAAGGAAAGATCTCAAAATATATATGCTTGAGACGAAGGGGGAAGAGGAatgtataaggaaaaaaaagattagcatAACAATCTCTCCGGATTGAATTCTAGCCAATGAGATCACGAGTCTAGAAATTCCTAGTTTGGAGCCCAATCAAGACAAGACTATGTCTATAAATAAGACTGCCTGTGCCTCTTCAAGCTATACCAGTCAGAGCCATGGCCCGCACCAAGCAGACTGCCCGCAAGTCGACCGGGGGCAAGGCCCCGCGGAAGCAGCTGGCCACCAAGGCGGCTCGCAAGAGCGCGCCGGCCACGGGCGGCGTGAAGAAGCCGCACCGCTACCGGCCGGGCACCGTGGCGCTGCGCGAGATCCGGCGCTACCAGAAGTCCACGGAGCTGCTGATCCGCAAGCTGCCCTTCCAGCGGCTGGTGCGCGAGATCGCGCAGGACTTCAAGACGGACTTGCGCTTCCAGAGTTCGGCCGTGATGGCGCTGCAGGAGGCGAGCGAGGCCTACCTGGTGGGGCTGTTTGAGGACACGAACCTGTGCGCCATCCACGCCAAGCGCGTGACCATCATGCCCAAGGACATTCAGCTGGCCCGGCGCATCCGCGGGGAGCGGGCTTAAGATACGCACTTCCAAGTAGATGATCTAAAGGCTCTTTTCAGAGCCACCCATATTCTCATCAAGAGCAGCTGTATCGGTTTCCCGGCTGGTGTTGAGTGGGGAGGGGGGTGTCCGCGGCACGTGCGCAGTCGTTCGCGTGGTGGGTGGTGAGGTTATGCAGTACAGCGCAGTGTGTAGCCGGCAGGTAAGAAGCTAGAGGGAGACGTGGAGACATCGAGGTGAGTTCGGCCAAATCTCTCAGGTGCTTGCTTGTAGACATCCTTGTAACACTGAGGTGTGGGAATTTGCTTTTTCAACTCGATTCTGGAACTAAACCAGGTATTAGGTACAACCTGGAAGCTCCAAGTAGTTCAATCTGACCCGATATAAACAAAACGAGAGAAAATGCGCCGAGGCCCGAGATATGCAAGATCCCGAGGATAGGGCGAGGGTGGACAcgaatttctttaaaatgaagcTTTTCCTGTTTGCgctaggaaactaaaaattcTGCTTACAATTTGATGTCTTCCTCACTGCATAATATAGGTAGAGTGGGGGTGATAAATACTTGGCATTCCAGTCCCTctccaggaaaaaacaaaaaaagccgaAAACCTCCACAAAGCATAGAGCAGTAAAGCAATGCAAAGATAAAATTAACAATTTAGCTGGCGCCTCAACAGCAAGGCTACAATTGTAAGTGAAAACTAACGCAGAAGCAAGCTCTAGGTAATTTATTGAGTAATGTGAAATGGAACATTTTGATTGGCTAAAAGACTTGTTCTAATGCCCACTAAGAAGCGATACCAGGCTCCTGATATTTGCATGGACTCCACCCCTCCATAACGACACTAGTAAGTTAACCAATGAAAACGCAGCACTGCGTGAGTCTTTATTTGCATACGGGCTCTATAAGTAGCGTGGACAGCACCTCTTTTCCGTGTGGTTGGGACGGAGTCTTTGTGTGGTTTGGTTGTTTCGCAGAAATGCCAGATCCGGCAAAATCTGCTCCTGCTCCTAAGAAGGGCTCG
This is a stretch of genomic DNA from Tamandua tetradactyla isolate mTamTet1 chromosome 4, mTamTet1.pri, whole genome shotgun sequence. It encodes these proteins:
- the LOC143679850 gene encoding histone H3 — protein: MARTKQTARKSTGGKAPRKQLATKAARKSAPATGGVKKPHRYRPGTVALREIRRYQKSTELLIRKLPFQRLVREIAQDFKTDLRFQSSAVMALQEASEAYLVGLFEDTNLCAIHAKRVTIMPKDIQLARRIRGERA